A genomic window from Solanum dulcamara chromosome 11, daSolDulc1.2, whole genome shotgun sequence includes:
- the LOC129874476 gene encoding pentatricopeptide repeat-containing protein At4g19890 isoform X1, which yields MISFTFHRLYRLHHFTASTTLLNGLFFSQPHPFFNFNNNPSYRHTRFDCFTTNPVPSDFDSVVKRVCSLVSESYCKVQENTHFKSTPPKLKLPIDSKYLTQEQAITVVASLADEGGSMLALSFFYWAIGYVKFRHFMRLYIVLAIYLIKNGNFERAHEVMHFMLRNFCEIGMLKEAVDMVFEMQNQGLVLNAGSLNSVVSVATEMGRVEMAEKVFGEMCDRGVCPDSFCFESMVVAYCRIGRVVEADRWLSAMLERGFLVDNATCTLIMSVYCEKGSVNKVLWIFNQLIELGLAPNVINYTCLINGLCKKGIIKHAFELLEEMVRKGLKPNVFTHTVLIDGLCKKGWMDKAFRLFLKLVKSDNYKPNVHTYTAMIAGYCKQEKLNRAEMLLSRMQEQELVPNGNTYTALIDGYCKVGNFDVAYKFLHVMDEKGLAPSIFTYNAIIDGLCKKGRVQEAYKMLKKAMQTGISPDLVTYTILISQSCKLGDNRQAFALFSKMVKAGISPDMHTYTTLIAALCRQKKMKDSEKLFDDAVILGLIPTKETCTSMICGYCRDKNVAMAKKYFQRMGEYGCVPDSLTYGALISGLCKESKLYEARDLYNSMVDKGIPPCEVTRLTVAYEYCKNNEPTIAMGLLDRLDKKLWIRTVSTLVRKLCSEKNVDVAAVFFHKLLDKQQSVDRVTLAAFMSACYESNNYDLVSSMNERITKDFGESTVE from the exons ATGATTTCCTTTACATTTCATCGTCTCTACAGACTTCACCATTTTACAGCTTCTACTACACTCCTCAATGGCCTCTTTTTCTCCCAACCTCACCCTTTCTTCAACTTTAATAATAACCCCTCTTATCGCCATACCAGATTTGATTGTTTTACAACAAACCCAGTGCCTTCAGATTTTGATTCAGTTGTCAAAAGGGTCTGTTCTTTAGTGTCTGAATCATATTGTAAAGTTCAAGAAAATACCCATTTCAAATCTACACCTCCCAAGTTGAAATTGCCTATAGATTCTAAGTATTTGACTCAAGAACAAGCTATAACTGTTGTTGCTTCTCTTGCAGATGAAGGAGGCTCCATGCTGGCATTGAGTTTCTTTTATTGGGCAATTGGATATGTGAAATTCAGGCATTTTATGAGGCTTTATATTGTTTTagctatttatttgattaagaATGGAAACTTTGAGAGAGCCCATGAAGTGATGCATTTTATGTTAAGGAATTTTTGTGAAATTGGTATGTTAAAGGAGGCTGTAGATATGGTTTTCGAGATGCAAAATCAAGGATTGGTTTTGAATGCTGGGAGCTTGAATTCTGTTGTTAGTGTTGCTACTGAGATGGGACGTGTTGAGATGGCAGAGAAGGTGTTTGGTGAAATGTGTGACAGAGGGGTGTGTCCTGATTCTTTTTGTTTCGAGTCAATGGTTGTTGCTTATTGTAGAATAGGAAGAGTTGTAGAGGCTGATCGGTGGCTGAGTGCAATGCTAGAAAGGGGGTTTCTTGTTGATAATGCGACTTGCACTTTAATCATGAGTGTTTATTGTGAAAAGGGATCTGTTAATAAAGTGTTGTGGATTTTTAATCAACTGATTGAATTGGGGTTGGCTCCAAATGTTATCAATTATACGTGTTTGATAAATGGATTGTGTAAGAAAGGCATAATTAAGCATGCATTTGAGTTGTTAGAGGAAATGGTTAGAAAAGGTTTGAAACCAAATGTTTTCACTCATACTGTATTGATTGATGGTCTTTGTAAGAAAGGCTGGATGGATAAGGCTTTTAGACTTTTCCTAAAACTTGTGAAGAGTGACAATTACAAGCCTAATGTGCATACATATACAGCCATGATAGCTGGATACTGTAAACAGGAAAAATTGAATCGTGCAGAGATGCTTCTGAGCAGAATGCAAGAACAAGAGTTGGTCCCTAATGGCAACACCTACACTGCTCTCATTGATGGGTACTGTAAAGTCGGAAACTTTGATGTTGCTTATAAATTCTTGCATGTGATGGATGAAAAAGGCTTGGCGCCAAGCATTTTTACTTATAACGCGATCATTGATGGCCTGTGTAAAAAGGGAAGGGTTCAGGAGGCTTATAAGATGCTCAAGAAAGCTATGCAAACTGGAATTTCGCCAGATTTAGTGACTTACACCATTCTCATATCTCAGAGCTGCAAGCTAGGAGATAACAGACAAGCTTTTGCCCTTTTCAGTAAGATGGTTAAAGCTGGTATCAGCCCTGATATGCATACATACACCACATTAATTGCTGCCTTGTGTAGgcaaaagaaaatgaaagacAGTGAAAAACTCTTTGATGATGCTGTAATTTTAGGTTTGATACCTACCAAAGAGACTTGTACTTCCATGATATGTGGATATTGTAGAGATAAAAATGTGGCCATGGCCAAGAAGTACTTCCAGAGGATGGGAGAATATGGCTGTGTACCTGATAGCCTCACTTATGGTGCTTTGATTAGTGGGCTTTGTAAGGAGTCAAAGTTGTATGAGGCTAGAGACCTTTACAATTCAATGGTTGATAAAGGGATTCCCCCATGTGAAGTTACACGGCTGACTGTAGCTTATGAGTATTGCAAGAACAATGAACCAACCATCGCGATGGGCCTCTTAGATAGATTAGACAAAAAACTTTGGATTCGAACCGTATCTACCCTAGTCAGGAAGCTTTGCAGTGAAAAGAATGTGGATGTAGCTGCTGTATTTTTCCATAAACTGCTAGACAAACAGCAGAGTGTGGATCGAGTAACTCTTGCAGCATTTATGTCGGCGTGCTATGAAAGCAATAACTATGACCTTGTCTCCAGTATGAATGAGAGGATAACGAAAGATTTTG GAGAATCTACGGTAGAGTGA
- the LOC129874476 gene encoding pentatricopeptide repeat-containing protein At4g19890 isoform X2, which yields MLALSFFYWAIGYVKFRHFMRLYIVLAIYLIKNGNFERAHEVMHFMLRNFCEIGMLKEAVDMVFEMQNQGLVLNAGSLNSVVSVATEMGRVEMAEKVFGEMCDRGVCPDSFCFESMVVAYCRIGRVVEADRWLSAMLERGFLVDNATCTLIMSVYCEKGSVNKVLWIFNQLIELGLAPNVINYTCLINGLCKKGIIKHAFELLEEMVRKGLKPNVFTHTVLIDGLCKKGWMDKAFRLFLKLVKSDNYKPNVHTYTAMIAGYCKQEKLNRAEMLLSRMQEQELVPNGNTYTALIDGYCKVGNFDVAYKFLHVMDEKGLAPSIFTYNAIIDGLCKKGRVQEAYKMLKKAMQTGISPDLVTYTILISQSCKLGDNRQAFALFSKMVKAGISPDMHTYTTLIAALCRQKKMKDSEKLFDDAVILGLIPTKETCTSMICGYCRDKNVAMAKKYFQRMGEYGCVPDSLTYGALISGLCKESKLYEARDLYNSMVDKGIPPCEVTRLTVAYEYCKNNEPTIAMGLLDRLDKKLWIRTVSTLVRKLCSEKNVDVAAVFFHKLLDKQQSVDRVTLAAFMSACYESNNYDLVSSMNERITKDFGESTVE from the exons ATGCTGGCATTGAGTTTCTTTTATTGGGCAATTGGATATGTGAAATTCAGGCATTTTATGAGGCTTTATATTGTTTTagctatttatttgattaagaATGGAAACTTTGAGAGAGCCCATGAAGTGATGCATTTTATGTTAAGGAATTTTTGTGAAATTGGTATGTTAAAGGAGGCTGTAGATATGGTTTTCGAGATGCAAAATCAAGGATTGGTTTTGAATGCTGGGAGCTTGAATTCTGTTGTTAGTGTTGCTACTGAGATGGGACGTGTTGAGATGGCAGAGAAGGTGTTTGGTGAAATGTGTGACAGAGGGGTGTGTCCTGATTCTTTTTGTTTCGAGTCAATGGTTGTTGCTTATTGTAGAATAGGAAGAGTTGTAGAGGCTGATCGGTGGCTGAGTGCAATGCTAGAAAGGGGGTTTCTTGTTGATAATGCGACTTGCACTTTAATCATGAGTGTTTATTGTGAAAAGGGATCTGTTAATAAAGTGTTGTGGATTTTTAATCAACTGATTGAATTGGGGTTGGCTCCAAATGTTATCAATTATACGTGTTTGATAAATGGATTGTGTAAGAAAGGCATAATTAAGCATGCATTTGAGTTGTTAGAGGAAATGGTTAGAAAAGGTTTGAAACCAAATGTTTTCACTCATACTGTATTGATTGATGGTCTTTGTAAGAAAGGCTGGATGGATAAGGCTTTTAGACTTTTCCTAAAACTTGTGAAGAGTGACAATTACAAGCCTAATGTGCATACATATACAGCCATGATAGCTGGATACTGTAAACAGGAAAAATTGAATCGTGCAGAGATGCTTCTGAGCAGAATGCAAGAACAAGAGTTGGTCCCTAATGGCAACACCTACACTGCTCTCATTGATGGGTACTGTAAAGTCGGAAACTTTGATGTTGCTTATAAATTCTTGCATGTGATGGATGAAAAAGGCTTGGCGCCAAGCATTTTTACTTATAACGCGATCATTGATGGCCTGTGTAAAAAGGGAAGGGTTCAGGAGGCTTATAAGATGCTCAAGAAAGCTATGCAAACTGGAATTTCGCCAGATTTAGTGACTTACACCATTCTCATATCTCAGAGCTGCAAGCTAGGAGATAACAGACAAGCTTTTGCCCTTTTCAGTAAGATGGTTAAAGCTGGTATCAGCCCTGATATGCATACATACACCACATTAATTGCTGCCTTGTGTAGgcaaaagaaaatgaaagacAGTGAAAAACTCTTTGATGATGCTGTAATTTTAGGTTTGATACCTACCAAAGAGACTTGTACTTCCATGATATGTGGATATTGTAGAGATAAAAATGTGGCCATGGCCAAGAAGTACTTCCAGAGGATGGGAGAATATGGCTGTGTACCTGATAGCCTCACTTATGGTGCTTTGATTAGTGGGCTTTGTAAGGAGTCAAAGTTGTATGAGGCTAGAGACCTTTACAATTCAATGGTTGATAAAGGGATTCCCCCATGTGAAGTTACACGGCTGACTGTAGCTTATGAGTATTGCAAGAACAATGAACCAACCATCGCGATGGGCCTCTTAGATAGATTAGACAAAAAACTTTGGATTCGAACCGTATCTACCCTAGTCAGGAAGCTTTGCAGTGAAAAGAATGTGGATGTAGCTGCTGTATTTTTCCATAAACTGCTAGACAAACAGCAGAGTGTGGATCGAGTAACTCTTGCAGCATTTATGTCGGCGTGCTATGAAAGCAATAACTATGACCTTGTCTCCAGTATGAATGAGAGGATAACGAAAGATTTTG GAGAATCTACGGTAGAGTGA